Within Sporosarcina sp. PTS2304, the genomic segment GATGTTCCGACACCATCATTTGGAGCTGATACTTCGAATGATCCTGATGTTGTTTCAACAACAAAAATTATTCCGTAATACGCGCCAGGCATAAAACTGATTTTATTTCCTTCAACCACAAAATTTAAATCATTCTTATTTTTACTTATATCCGTATCGTTGTACCAAGAAAGACCAGTTACAACTAAATTACCAGTAACAATATAGTCCTTTCCTTCACCATGCAGGCGACTTTCATCGCACACGGCGATCCGTCAGCGGTAGATCTTACAACTTATTTCCCCTACAACAAGTATAATTTATTTTGAAAGAAACTGTCATTATTATTCTGAAAAAATTAGGGGTAAGTGGTTGTGCATTACATAACTCATATGCGATTTAGAACCTTTTTCAAGTTGTTCACCATGAAGGTATCTAATAAGTTCAATTTTAAATTTTTGTTAATTACTATTCTTCTCTAATAAAGTTTCGAAGTTATCTAAGATCTGAAAAAGATACCTTTTACTTTGTATACAAGTCTGCTTGAAATTTATTTCTTCCTTATCCTGGATATAACATGATCTTTCAAAAGTATCACCAAACTTATCAAGTATTCGTTGTAAATACTTCTCATCAATTTCAGGATGGAATTGTATTCCTAGAATTCCTTCTCCTATTGTAAATGCTTGATTTTCAAATGCTTCATTGCTTGCCTGTAGTACTGCTTCATCGGGCAAGTCAAATGTATCTTGATGAAATTGAAAGAAAGAGATTTCGTTTGGCAAACCTTCTAATAACGCGTGGGAGTTACAAGTCTGTCTAAATGAAATTGGCCACCAGCCTATTTCTTTATATTCTGCTTTTCTTACGTTCTTTCCATAGACATCCGCAAGCAGTTGGGCCCCTAAACATATTCCAAATATAAACTTTCCACTGTCTATTACACTTTGAATCCAATTTTTTTCTTGAATAATCCATGGATATTTATTTTCTTCGTATGCCCCCGCCTGACCGCCTAAAATAATAAGCATTTCAAAATCTTCTAATGAGGGATACTCATCTCCACGATCTACACGAATAACCTGCATTTCATGATTACGGCTGATAATCCATTCCTCTATGAAACCTGGCGCAACGAGTTTCTCATGCTGTAATATACAAATTCTCATTTTCTAACTGCAGCCTTTCTTTATCTATATTTAAGAAGTTAACCCCAGCCTGCATACTCTTCTAATTTAGAGTAATCAAAATCGCCTCGTTCTATATCCTTAAAAGCAATATTCAATAAGTTTAAAGCTTCTTCTACTTCTTCATCTTTAATTATGAGAGGTGGCGTGATCTCAAGGACATTACTATGGATACCTACCGTATACAACAGCAAGCCTAATTCATAAGCTCGATAGCATATTGCCGCTGTCGCAGATGCATCTGGACGTCCATCAGATTTTACGATTTCAACACCAATCGCTAGCCCTTTCCCTCTAACATCTCCGATAAAATCATACTTCTCCTTCAACTCTTCTAAACCAGTAATAAATTGCTTTCCGCGCTCGTTAGCATTCTCTATTAACTTCTCTTCTTTAATAATTCTAATATTTTCAATAGCTGCAGCAGTTGAAATCGGATTTCCGCTAGCTGTGAACATATGGCCGGCTACAACTGCGTCCATAATTTCACTCCGTCCTACAACAGCACTAATAGGTACACCTGCACCGAGAGATTTTCCTATAACGATAGCATCTGCAATAATATTTTCATGTTCAAATGCAAACCATTTTCCTGTTCTACCTAATCCGACCTTCACTTCATCAAAAATCAGGTAAATTCCATATTGGTCGCATATTTCTCTCAAGGACTTTAGGAATCCTTCGGGTGGAAGTACCATTCCTCCATCACTTTGAATCGCTTCAATTATTATTCCGGCAGTATCCTCGGGAGGACACACCGTCGCAAATACTTCTTGTAAAAAGCACATAGACTGTTCTTTAATATTTTCTTTAATTCCACTGAATGGTCGAAATTCATTGGGATACGGTACTTTGACTACATTTCCTCTTCCTTCAAACATCGCTTGTGCTGCATGACCTGAAAGAGAGGAAGCTCCCATTGTTTGTCCATGGTATGAACCAAAAAAAGATATCATTTTCGAACGTCCAGAAGCTACCGGTACAAATTTACTGATAAATTCATTTGCGTCCGAACCAGAATGTCCAAACCATACTTTCTTTTCAAATGCACCAGGTGAAATGCCGATAAGTTCCTCCGCGAGTAAAGTCATCGTT encodes:
- a CDS encoding type 1 glutamine amidotransferase; translated protein: MRICILQHEKLVAPGFIEEWIISRNHEMQVIRVDRGDEYPSLEDFEMLIILGGQAGAYEENKYPWIIQEKNWIQSVIDSGKFIFGICLGAQLLADVYGKNVRKAEYKEIGWWPISFRQTCNSHALLEGLPNEISFFQFHQDTFDLPDEAVLQASNEAFENQAFTIGEGILGIQFHPEIDEKYLQRILDKFGDTFERSCYIQDKEEINFKQTCIQSKRYLFQILDNFETLLEKNSN
- a CDS encoding aspartate aminotransferase family protein — protein: MTESRSIIEREKKTISKALNLRFHPISVESAFGTRIKDTNGTSYLDLTAGWAVANIGYSREEVAKVLYDQYKKLSFTTQLSAPSETMTLLAEELIGISPGAFEKKVWFGHSGSDANEFISKFVPVASGRSKMISFFGSYHGQTMGASSLSGHAAQAMFEGRGNVVKVPYPNEFRPFSGIKENIKEQSMCFLQEVFATVCPPEDTAGIIIEAIQSDGGMVLPPEGFLKSLREICDQYGIYLIFDEVKVGLGRTGKWFAFEHENIIADAIVIGKSLGAGVPISAVVGRSEIMDAVVAGHMFTASGNPISTAAAIENIRIIKEEKLIENANERGKQFITGLEELKEKYDFIGDVRGKGLAIGVEIVKSDGRPDASATAAICYRAYELGLLLYTVGIHSNVLEITPPLIIKDEEVEEALNLLNIAFKDIERGDFDYSKLEEYAGWG